In the Proteiniborus ethanoligenes genome, one interval contains:
- a CDS encoding anaerobic nitric oxide reductase flavorubredoxin — MGRKISEKVTWVGKIDWELRSFHGEELSTHKGSSYNSYLVRDKKTVLIDTVWQPFTKEFIDNLKKEIDLNQIDYIIANHAEIDHSGALPELMKEIPNTPIYCTANGIKSLKGHYHQDWNFVEVKTGDELDIGDSKLIFVEARMLHWPDSMFVYMTGENILFSNDAFGQHFASEHLFNDLVDQSELYNEAIKYYANILTPFSLLVTKKIEEVLSFNLPVNMICTSHGIIWRDNPVQIVEKYLEWANAYQENQITILYDTMWDGTRRMAEAIAEGIQSVDKEVTLKLFNASKTDKNDLITEIFKSKAILVGSSTVNKGIMHGTAGILEMIKGLGFKNKKAAAFGCYGWSGESVKIINDKLNEGKFEVVNEGIKELWNPTPEAIERSIEFGKEFALKL; from the coding sequence ATGGGGAGAAAAATTAGTGAAAAAGTAACTTGGGTAGGGAAAATTGACTGGGAACTTAGAAGCTTTCACGGAGAAGAACTATCAACTCACAAAGGCTCATCCTATAATTCGTATTTAGTTCGTGATAAGAAAACAGTACTCATTGATACTGTTTGGCAACCCTTTACAAAAGAATTTATTGATAACTTAAAGAAGGAAATAGACTTAAATCAAATTGACTATATTATCGCAAACCATGCAGAAATAGACCATAGTGGAGCTTTGCCAGAGCTAATGAAGGAAATACCAAATACTCCTATTTATTGTACAGCAAACGGAATTAAATCACTTAAGGGACATTATCATCAGGATTGGAACTTTGTTGAAGTAAAAACTGGTGATGAACTAGATATAGGGGACAGCAAGCTTATATTTGTAGAGGCTAGAATGCTTCATTGGCCAGATAGTATGTTTGTTTATATGACAGGCGAAAACATACTGTTTAGTAATGATGCTTTTGGACAGCATTTTGCATCAGAGCATCTGTTTAACGATTTAGTAGATCAATCAGAGCTATACAATGAAGCAATAAAATATTATGCTAATATATTAACACCATTTAGCCTTTTAGTGACTAAGAAAATAGAAGAAGTTCTTAGCTTTAACCTTCCAGTAAATATGATATGTACTAGTCATGGTATAATATGGAGAGATAATCCAGTTCAAATTGTTGAGAAATACTTAGAATGGGCAAATGCTTATCAAGAGAATCAAATAACTATTTTATATGATACTATGTGGGATGGAACAAGAAGAATGGCTGAGGCAATAGCAGAGGGAATACAGTCAGTGGATAAGGAGGTTACTTTAAAACTATTTAATGCTTCTAAAACTGACAAGAATGATTTAATTACAGAAATATTTAAATCAAAGGCTATTTTAGTAGGTTCTTCTACTGTAAATAAAGGCATAATGCATGGGACAGCTGGTATTCTTGAAATGATAAAAGGCTTAGGCTTTAAAAACAAAAAGGCTGCCGCTTTTGGCTGCTATGGATGGAGTGGAGAGTCTGTAAAGATAATTAATGATAAGCTTAATGAAGGTAAATTCGAAGTAGTAAATGAAGGTATTAAAGAATTGTGGAATCCAACTCCAGAAGCAATAGAAAGAAGTATAGAATTTGGTAAGGAATTTGCTCTAAAGCTATAA
- a CDS encoding nucleoside-triphosphatase: MSNLFITGEIGIGKTTIINKIIDKLNCSVGGYSTDREIVNGKKIFTAKSLLDDTERCIFAKIHMANGHKEIYEDSFRYCIISILEKSLSKADVIILDELGFMEDNIIQFTSYVHSLLDSDRFILGVLKKHDCQFISSIRSRKDVLVVDVNKDNRDSILDELLSMIKSYGVPFKE; this comes from the coding sequence ATGTCCAACTTATTTATAACTGGAGAAATAGGAATAGGAAAAACAACCATAATTAATAAAATTATAGACAAACTTAATTGTTCTGTAGGTGGATATTCAACTGACAGAGAAATTGTTAATGGCAAGAAAATATTCACTGCAAAATCACTACTGGATGATACAGAAAGATGTATCTTTGCGAAAATTCATATGGCTAATGGCCATAAAGAAATTTATGAGGATTCATTTAGATATTGTATTATATCTATATTGGAAAAAAGCTTAAGCAAGGCAGATGTAATAATCCTAGATGAGCTAGGATTTATGGAAGATAATATAATTCAATTTACATCATATGTACACAGTTTGCTTGACAGTGATAGATTTATATTAGGAGTATTAAAGAAGCATGATTGCCAGTTCATTAGCAGCATCAGATCAAGGAAAGATGTACTAGTTGTAGATGTTAATAAGGATAATAGGGACTCCATTTTAGATGAGCTGTTAAGTATGATTAAGTCTTATGGTGTACCTTTTAAAGAATAG